The Candidatus Nitrosocaldus cavascurensis genome segment ACTTGAATCAGATGTTCCAGACTCATCCTCTGCTACACCACTGGTAAATAGATACCTTATGAACCTCCTAGTTCTACCATCCGAAGGATAGCCTGATCCAAAGTCCCCATACCTTCTCTTCACACCATCTACAATGCTATCCCTTGTAACCTTTGCCACTATAGATGCTGCTCCAACAAGCACGTTATCCCTATCTGCCTTGTGTGCTGCACTTATCATCATCCCTATATCCTCATCATCAAGCATCCTTGCTATCATAGCACTGAACCTCTCTGGTTTTGTGTCGCATGCATCTACATAAGCAAGTAATGGCTTTAGTTTAGATAATGCAATAGCAAACATCCTTGCCTCTAGAACGTTTAAAGCATGCTCATAAACATACGCATCTATAACCCTAGGCTCTGCTATGCATACTGCAGTTGAACATAACTCAAGTATCTTGTTGTATAGTATCATCCTACTCCTCCTATCAAGCATCTTGGAGTCCTTGACCCCTAGTTCTATCAGCCTATCTATGCTTGATGCATCTATAGCAACAGCAGCAACTACAAGGGGACCTATGACTGCACCCCTACCTGCCTCATCAACCCCTGCTATCCTATTCAACACCAATAGATATGGGCAAGGATTAATTAATAAATCGTTTGTATCTTCATGCATAAATGGTTGGTCTGCTTATTGTATGTATAGATAGATGAATTGATGAATGGGCCTAGGTTAGAATGTTTGCTTTACCATCACTTGTTACTATTATTCCTTCTATCACTTACTATGGATAGAAGTATAGATGCCCCTATTATGCTCAAGGTTGATGCTACAGCAACCTCCTTTGGTATCTCTATATGGAAGCCTTCAAATAGGAACTTAACCCCTAGCAATGCAAGAACAACCCCTAAACCCTTGTTCAGATACTTGAATCTGAATAGCATATGATCAATAAGGAAGTAAAGGGATCTCAAGCCTAGTACTGCTGCTATGTTTGCTGTATACACTATAGTGAAGTCATTGGATATTGCTAGGGCAGCAGGTATAGAGTCTACAGCAAACATAAGGTCGCTAGCCTCTATTGCAAAGAGTACAAGTATGAGTGGAGAGAGGAGTAATGGACTCTTCGTTAGAACAAACCTATTCCCATCGTACCTATCTGCTATAGGTAGGTAGCGCTTAGCAAATCTAACTATAGGATTCCTCTCAATATGTGTTAACTCCGTCTTGTTACCCCATATCTTGACCCCACTGTATATCAGGATTGCAGCGAATATGAAGACTAACCATGGCAATGCTTCAAGTGCTGCAATACCAGCGTATATGAATAATGCTCTCATCACTATAGCACTTATTACCCCTACATAGAGTACTACTGGTCTTGCTGTAACTGGTGTTGCAAAGTAACTGAATATTGCAGCAAATACGAAGAGGTTATCAACGCTTAACGACTTCTCAAGCACGAATATGGTGAAGTAGTCTAGAACATCAGATGTTTGATACTCATAACTTAGAGATACTCCAAACGCTACCCCAAAGCCTATCCATACAATGCTCCAGATTGTTGACTCCTTGATGCTCATCCCATGCTTCCTCTTCATCCCTACAAGTAGATCAACTGCTATAAGCACTGCTACTATTATATGGAACTCTAGTAGTGTTAGAGAACTCAGCATCTAGCCATCTCCAACCTCCTTGCTTACATACACATCCATCACTATATCTATACGTTACCTACCTTACTTTATCCCATTTATCATTTATTGTGTTTAGCAGCATTAAAGGAAGGGCATCTCTATTATCCCTGTTAACCTCTATCACAATGGATGCCATCTCCCTGTACCTACTGATGATCCAATGCTTGAACCTCTTGTGTATAACCACTATAGCAGCATACTTGCTACTACTATTGCTAATAGCATCAAGCAATGCTCTCAGAGCATCTACAATATCTGATGAGAGTAACTCCATAGGTCCTATCTCATCAAACACTACAACTTTACTATTACTATTAATAGCCCTTAGGAGCATCATAGCAGCAATCCTACACCCATCAAGATCAACACTATACTTACCTATCCTAGGACCTTCAATACCTCCTCCTACTCCTGCTGATGATGATAATGATGCTAACCTTGCACTTGATCCATCAATAACGTTAACGAACTCAAACCCAACCCTTCTCTTGCCAGCATCCCTAACCTCTCTAGCAACAACACCACCTACGCTTATGCCCTTTTCCTTGAGCATATCAATCAGCCTCATGAGTACTGTGCTCTTCCCTACCCCTGGCTCACCAGTTAGTAGTATCAGCATAGTTTAGTATCCATGCATTTATCAATGCGAGTAGTAATAAACCAATGGGCTATGGAAGGGATAAGGGAGATAGTTGAAGGTAGCACAAGGTTGCTTGTGCCAGAGGCATCATTGGTAAGCGATGTGCCTCCAAAGCAACCAGCATTCTACAACCCAGCAGCAAGGGTTAGTAGGGATGTATCCATAGTAGCATACAATGCATTCATTCAACAAGTTGATGAGAAGAGTTTTGCAGATGCACTTGCAGGGCTTGGAGCAAGGGCTTTGAGGGTTGCCGTTGAGGTTAAAGGCATTGATGAGGTTTACATAAACGATATCAACCCAGTTGCAATTGATATTGCAAAGAGAGCATCCATACTAAATGGGGTTGAGCATATCTGTAAGTTCAGCATAGATACAGCATACAGGTTCCTTGCAGAGCACTCAACAAGGGGCTTCAGGTTTGGGATGATTGATCTGGATCCATTTGGTACCCCTGCACCATACGTTGACTGTGCCTTAAGGGCAGTTGTAGATGGAGGATTGCTTAGCATGACTGCAACAGATACCCCCATTCTGTATGGCATATACCCAAGGATAGCGATGAGGAGGTACCATGGCAGATCGATGAGGTGTGAGTATGCAAATGAGATAGGTCTAAGGCTACTGTTAGGGATGCTGAGCATGGTTGCATCAAGGCTTGAGATGGGCATAGAGCCGTTGTTTGTGCAGAGCACTAGGCATTACATGCGTGTATACGCTAAGATAGGCGTAGGTTCTAGCAATGCAGATGAGATGCCATCAATGCTAGGTTATGCGTATCACTGCAACTCATGCTCCAACAGGTTCACAGTAGATATTGATGAGTATAGGGAAGCATGCAATCTATGCAATAGTAAGAAGATGATCAGAGCAGGGCCATTATGGATCTCTAGGCTCATGGATGAGAGTTTTGTTGCTTTGATGAACAGTATAATTGATGATGGGGCATATGCTCTAAACCTAGATAAGCAGGCAGTGAATATAGTGAGGATAGCAAAGGAGGAGAGCATGCTTGTAGATGAGGCATTGTACTATACAGTAGATGAGGTAACAAGCATGCTAAAGATAAGGCCACCAAGCACTACAAGCATACTTGATACACTAAGGAGTAATGGATTCAAGGCATCAAGGACTGCTCTATCGTTGAGAGGTTTCAGGACAGATGCAAATATAAGGGATATATGCTCTCTTGTAAGAGCACTAGTAGATCAATAAGGTTGGGTTGATCATTGTTATACATTCTTCTTTATTCTTGCTACTTGCTAGACTTGAAGCCCTTGCATACTAGATAGAGTTCGCTACTCTCCTTCCTGCTAGCCTTTGGCTTGTGTATGTAAACCTTCTTGAA includes the following:
- the rnhB gene encoding ribonuclease HII: MLNRIAGVDEAGRGAVIGPLVVAAVAIDASSIDRLIELGVKDSKMLDRRSRMILYNKILELCSTAVCIAEPRVIDAYVYEHALNVLEARMFAIALSKLKPLLAYVDACDTKPERFSAMIARMLDDEDIGMMISAAHKADRDNVLVGAASIVAKVTRDSIVDGVKRRYGDFGSGYPSDGRTRRFIRYLFTSGVAEDESGTSDSSRSKSHSNLISIDVSDIKLHHFHDDSMDDNGSSRFSFIRYSWKPIRSLLASI
- a CDS encoding TerC/Alx family metal homeostasis membrane protein, whose protein sequence is MLSSLTLLEFHIIVAVLIAVDLLVGMKRKHGMSIKESTIWSIVWIGFGVAFGVSLSYEYQTSDVLDYFTIFVLEKSLSVDNLFVFAAIFSYFATPVTARPVVLYVGVISAIVMRALFIYAGIAALEALPWLVFIFAAILIYSGVKIWGNKTELTHIERNPIVRFAKRYLPIADRYDGNRFVLTKSPLLLSPLILVLFAIEASDLMFAVDSIPAALAISNDFTIVYTANIAAVLGLRSLYFLIDHMLFRFKYLNKGLGVVLALLGVKFLFEGFHIEIPKEVAVASTLSIIGASILLSIVSDRRNNSNK
- a CDS encoding nucleoside-triphosphatase, whose product is MLILLTGEPGVGKSTVLMRLIDMLKEKGISVGGVVAREVRDAGKRRVGFEFVNVIDGSSARLASLSSSAGVGGGIEGPRIGKYSVDLDGCRIAAMMLLRAINSNSKVVVFDEIGPMELLSSDIVDALRALLDAISNSSSKYAAIVVIHKRFKHWIISRYREMASIVIEVNRDNRDALPLMLLNTINDKWDKVR
- a CDS encoding tRNA (guanine(10)-N(2))-dimethyltransferase, giving the protein MRVVINQWAMEGIREIVEGSTRLLVPEASLVSDVPPKQPAFYNPAARVSRDVSIVAYNAFIQQVDEKSFADALAGLGARALRVAVEVKGIDEVYINDINPVAIDIAKRASILNGVEHICKFSIDTAYRFLAEHSTRGFRFGMIDLDPFGTPAPYVDCALRAVVDGGLLSMTATDTPILYGIYPRIAMRRYHGRSMRCEYANEIGLRLLLGMLSMVASRLEMGIEPLFVQSTRHYMRVYAKIGVGSSNADEMPSMLGYAYHCNSCSNRFTVDIDEYREACNLCNSKKMIRAGPLWISRLMDESFVALMNSIIDDGAYALNLDKQAVNIVRIAKEESMLVDEALYYTVDEVTSMLKIRPPSTTSILDTLRSNGFKASRTALSLRGFRTDANIRDICSLVRALVDQ